From a single Nakaseomyces glabratus chromosome F, complete sequence genomic region:
- the LOC1 gene encoding Loc1p (CAGL0F02299g~Ortholog(s) have mRNA binding activity): protein MGSIKKTKGKSQSTKRVVTPEVFADQQARNQLANAPNLTEKSERRKANKLQVKKEQARARLYGKKKKESTYSEKDLDLPSLNKAVNPGVKLRRGKKGKKFIDDHDSLTLHRLIKTIGDKYDDITESKLEKDRRLEVIRELKRQEIERKEAAKQSQLEEKKDELKKKSSIARSMRRKNRRDQERDLHTTSNDKVQRKKKSVSFA from the coding sequence ATGGGTTCTatcaagaaaacaaaaggGAAAAGCCAATCAACCAAAAGAGTTGTTACGCCAGAAGTGTTTGCTGATCAACAAGCTAGAAATCAACTAGCGAATGCTCCTAATCTAACTGAAAAATCAGAACGCAGAAAGGCAAATAAATTACAGGTAAAGAAGGAACAAGCTAGGGCTAGACTGTatggtaagaagaagaaggagagTACATATTCGGAGAAAGACTTAGATCTTCCATCACTCAATAAAGCGGTTAACCCAGGAGTTAAACTTAGAAGAGGTAAGAAAGGTAAGAAATTCATTGATGATCATGATAGCTTAACTTTACACAGgttaataaaaacaatCGGGGACAAATACGATGATATCACTGAAAGTAAATTGGAGAAAGATAGAAGATTAGAGGTAATCAGAGAACTAAAAAGACAAGAAATAGAAAGGAAAGAAGCCGCCAAACAAAGTCAGttagaagagaaaaaggacgaattgaagaagaaatcatcTATTGCACGTTCaatgagaagaaaaaacagAAGAGATCAAGAGCGTGATCTGCATACTACTTCTAATGATAAAGTgcaaaggaagaagaagtctGTCTCCTTTGCTTGA
- the YFH7 gene encoding Yfh7p (CAGL0F02343g~Ortholog(s) have ATPase activity and cytosol, nucleus localization) has product MVDVNRLKEEVIASYREICKENYRLLVFIVGPPGSGKSTIAEKLKDAINTSYLDYLKEIDRKTLRCENYNHINIDQFVQGIEGETISSALEDERHENFDSVENVDFICKKKRLKDGSYTITGRGGQLNAIKVRQPTSQEKNLEGNTTIAEVLPMDGFHLSRECLDHFSDPQWAHLRRGSSLTFDSNNFLKLCEIMAKTSRIFPSIGYDGDDFTAFDAISSSFDCSVPSVEVPGFDHSLKDPQPSQHTISFKSRIVIFEGLYLLYNKENWSKIYNIVSNSNAKLFYKILACEDQIESRVAKRHLKAGLVASIEDGKDKFRKNDLLNARDVEKNSISSEDIRLIRND; this is encoded by the coding sequence ATGGTCGATGTTAATCGATTAAAAGAAGAAGTGATTGCTTCATATAGGGAAATTTGCAAAGAGAATTATAGACTGTTGGTTTTCATTGTTGGTCCACCAGGATCCGGTAAATCCACAATTGCTGAAAAACTGAAGGATGCAATCAACACATCATATCTTGATTATCTTAAGGAAATAGACAGAAAGACTTTAAGGTGTGAAAACTATAACCATATTAACATTGATCAATTTGTTCAAGGTATTGAAGGTGAAACCATTAGTAGTGCTTTAGAAGATGAAAGACATGAGAACTTCGATTCAGTGGAAAATGTTGACTTCATTTGTAAGAAAAAACGTCTAAAAGATGGTTCATATACAATTACTGGTAGGGGGGGTCAATTGAATGCCATAAAAGTTAGACAACCCACCTCTCAAGAAAAGAATCTTGAAGGTAACACTACAATTGCCGAGGTTCTACCTATGGATGGGTTTCACTTAAGCCGAGAATGCCTGGATCATTTTTCTGATCCTCAATGGGCTCACCTAAGAAGAGGTTCTTCTTTAACTTTTGATAGTAATAATTTTCTTAAACTCTGTGAGATCATGGCCAAGACAAGTCGGATATTCCCATCCATAGGATATGATGGGGATGACTTCACAGCATTTGATGCCATTTCATCATCGTTTGACTGCAGTGTTCCGTCAGTCGAAGTTCCTGGTTTTGATCATTCACTTAAAGATCCACAACCTTCTCAACAtactatttcttttaagTCCAGAATTGTTATATTTGAAGGACTCTATTTGCTctataataaagaaaactGGTCAAAAATCTATAATATAGTTAGTAACTCGAATGctaaattattttataaGATCCTTGCATGTGAGGACCAAATAGAATCACGAGTCGCAAAAAGACACCTAAAAGCAGGTTTAGTTGCTTCGATTGAGGATGGGAAGGACAAGTTTAGGAAAAACGATTTATTGAATGCTAGAGATGTTGAAAAGaattcaatatcttcagaAGATATTAGACTAATTCGTAATGATTAA
- the FAR7 gene encoding Far7p (CAGL0F02365g~Ortholog(s) have role in re-entry into mitotic cell cycle after pheromone arrest and cytosol, endoplasmic reticulum localization), translating to MYLLNDFTLLYKLSEKRSNRIKPQIIKDIMEGNVPPQAPQQLYMTPQSENLTHLYKLLEQLIQQLATNNEKKENILVAVDTLSNRVNSSETSVNDHYSSSARLIQQFLDRIDPVPDSQSSKDKNRVEETLRQQNKQLKEILLNSQSITRESYDILKYHEECLHEVIGHLRADILKDQRKVVNEIRTRFNKDVKALEDIEFQSYIDNVNEIQKLMDISYVYRTLLRLVTQTS from the coding sequence ATGTATCTTCTAAACGATTTTACACTATTGTACAAATTGTCAGAAAAGAGATCAAATCGAATAAAACCGCAAATCATAAAAGATATAATGGAAGGTAATGTGCCTCCCCAGGCTCCCCAGCAGCTTTATATGACGCCCCAATCTGAGAACCTGACACATTTGTATAAATTGCTTGAACAACTCATACAACAGTTGGCGACCAACAAtgagaagaaggagaatATATTAGTGGCTGTTGATACACTATCGAATAGGGTGAACAGCAGTGAGACATCTGTCAATGATCATTATTCAAGTAGTGCAAGACTTATTCAGCAATTTTTGGATCGGATAGACCCTGTACCTGACTCTCAATCTTctaaagataaaaatagaGTTGAAGAAACTCTACGACAACAGAACAAACaactaaaagaaattttacTGAACTCTCAATCTATCACACGGGAAAGTTATGACATTTTGAAATACCATGAAGAATGCCTACATGAAGTTATTGGACATTTGAGAGCTGATATACTAAAGGATCAGCGCAAAGTAGTTAATGAAATCAGAACTAGATTTAACAAAGATGTAAAGGCATTAGAAGACATAGAATTCCAATCATACATTGATAACGTAAATGAAATTCAGAAACTTATGGACATTTCGTATGTATACAGAACGTTATTAAGACTGGTGACCCAAACTTCTTGA
- the PHO90 gene encoding SPX domain-containing inorganic phosphate transporter (CAGL0F02387g~Ortholog(s) have inorganic phosphate transmembrane transporter activity, role in phosphate ion transport, polyphosphate metabolic process, regulation of phosphate transmembrane transport and plasma membrane localization): MRFSHFLKYNAVPEWQNHYMDYSELKNLIYTLQTDELKNGPIGNQPPERGPVVEEEDEVIASSSKHFAEKLKKKFFSKKPSSNTTGSHLATEQSSSHAIHHSKNKDGNKEASVEEETYELKDINQASAITNAGSLAANNNSKEGKNSKSSPLRKVKEKFFESRRSSLSSEGQTLFNTYDAFVTSLTVEKFKVDDFYKRIEAKFYERFETLSKDLEKEGMVIVTRHPSLSHTENVDSPFADAMNKDTQVDEHGNVAPITSIDKNNSYLEVSEDGEDEDDFVDEDVFSESGDNTALLNYSQFNVKSQRKSILKQSIINLYVDLCQLKSFIELNRMGFSKITKKSDKVLLLNTREELIHSGEFFKDTYVFQDSTLMILNGKIAQLVEFYAMITGHERGNIAQAKQELKSYLHDHIVWERSNTWKDMLGLLSQSKDITTDIDGAVANAHSISKLDLEYYEYPLPRPIPLKFTTIYKLQVPKLFFTLKAFKIAFIFVATAILLAVPTFHDPAQHRCMALVECVAFLWASEAIPLHVTAFLVPLLVVLFKVLKDSNGHVMKAAEASTLILSTMWSSTIMILLAGFTLGEVLAQYNIAKVLASWLLAFAGTKPRNVLLMAMSVVFFLSMWISNVAAPVLTYSLLSPLLDPLDASNQFAQSLVLGIALAANIGGLSSPISSPQNVISMQYLKPYGIGWGQFFAVALPTGILSMLLVWGLMCMTFKINLTKLDKFTPIRTRFTLKQYFIIVVSIGTILLWCVESKIEGAFGSSGIIAALPIVLFFGTGLLSTHDLNTFPWSIVILAMGGVALGKAVSSSGLLSTIARALQKRIDHDTALAVLCIFGVLMLVVGTFVSHTVSAIIIIPLVQEVGDKLNDPKAAPILVFGCALLASAGMGLASSGFPNVTAISKLDKKGNRYLSVGTFLSRGVPASLLVFVCVITLGYGIMHSVLKAPTQSAT; encoded by the coding sequence ATGAGGTTCTCgcatttcttgaaatataaTGCTGTGCCGGAATGGCAGAACCATTATATGGACTATAGTgagttgaagaacttgatcTACACTTTGCAGACAGATGAGTTGAAGAACGGTCCCATCGGTAATCAGCCACCGGAGCGTGGTCCCGTTGTGGAAGAAGAGGACGAAGTCATCGCTTCGTCTTCGAAGCACTTTGCAGAGAAGCtcaagaagaagttcttCTCCAAGAAGCCTTCTTCGAACACCACCGGTAGTCATCTGGCGACTGAACAATCCTCTTCCCATGCCATTCATCACAGCAAGAACAAAGACGGTAACAAGGAGGCCAGTGTAGAAGAAGAGACCTATGAACTAAAGGATATCAACCAGGCCTCTGCAATCACAAACGCTGGTTCGCTGGCTGCCAATAACAATAGCAAAGAAGGTAAAAATAGCAAAAGCTCGCCGCTAAGAAAAGTTAAGGAGAAATTCTTTGAGTCACGTCGTTCTTCTTTGTCAAGCGAAGGCCAAACTCTGTTCAATACCTATGATGCATTCGTTACAAGCCTAACAGTAGAGAAATTTAAAGTCGATGACTTCTATAAGAGAATTGAGGCCAAATTCTACGAGAGATTCGAAACTCTATCTAAGGATTTGGAAAAAGAAGGCATGGTTATTGTGACTAGACATCCATCATTGTCGCATACAGAAAACGTAGACTCTCCATTTGCGGATGCCATGAACAAGGATACTCAAGTTGATGAGCATGGAAACGTTGCGCCAATTACTTCAATTGACAAAAATAACTCTTACCTAGAAGTATCAGAAGATGGTGAAGACGAAGACGACTTTGTCGATGAAGATGTGTTCTCAGAAAGCGGTGACAATACCGCGCTACTAAATTACTCACAATTTAACGTCAAGTCTCAAAGGAAATCGATTCTTAAACAATCGATAATTAACTTATATGTGGACCTATGTCAACTAAAGTCATTCATTGAATTAAATCGTATGGGTTTCAGTAAGATTACTAAGAAGTCAGATAAGGTATTGCTCTTAAACACCAGAGAGGAATTGATACATTCTGGTGAATTCTTTAAAGACACATACGTCTTCCAAGATTCCACTCTAATGATACTGAATGGTAAAATCGCACAATTGGTTGAGTTTTATGCCATGATAACTGGTCATGAGCGCGGAAATATTGCACAAGCAAAGCAAGAACTTAAGTCTTACCTACATGACCACATTGTTTGGGAACGTAGTAACACATGGAAAGACATGTTGGGTTTGCTATCCCAAAGCAAAGATATAACTACCGATATTGATGGAGCCGTTGCAAATGCACACTCTATTAGTAAACTAGACTTGGAATATTACGAGTATCCTCTACCAAGACCCATTCCACTTAAATTTACAACTATTTATAAGTTGCAAGTTCCTAAGTTATTTTTTACGTTGAAGGCCTTCAAAATTgcttttatatttgttgcCACTGCTATCCTTTTGGCAGTTCCAACCTTCCACGATCCTGCTCAGCACAGATGTATGGCACTTGTTGAATGTGTCGCCTTTTTATGGGCTAGTGAAGCAATCCCTCTTCACGTTACAGCTTTCTTGGTTCCGTTGCTGGTGGTTTTATTCAAAGTGTTGAAAGACTCAAATGGCCATGTTATGAAGGCTGCTGAAGCATCAACTCTTATATTATCAACAATGTGGTCATCTACTATTATGATTTTATTGGCTGGTTTTACACTCGGGGAGGTCCTCgcacaatataatattgcTAAAGTTCTGGCGTCTTGGTTACTTGCTTTTGCTGGTACTAAGCCAAGAAATGTCTTACTAATGGCTATGAGTGTTGTCTTCTTTTTGTCTATGTGGATTTCTAATGTTGCAGCACCAGTTTTAACATACTCTTTGTTGTCACCATTACTTGATCCGCTAGATGCTTCCAATCAATTTGCTCAATCCCTGGTGTTAGGTATCGCTCTTGCTGCTAATATTGGTGGTCTTTCATCGCCTATTTCCTCTCCTCAAAATGTTATCTCGATGCAATATTTGAAGCCTTACGGTATTGGATGGGGTCAATTCTTTGCAGTGGCTCTACCAACCGGTATCTTGAGTATGTTGTTAGTTTGGGGTTTAATGTGTATGACATTTAAAATTAACTTAACCAAACTTGACAAATTTACACCAATAAGGACCAGATTTACATTAAAGCAGTACTTCATCATTGTTGTATCTATTGGAACTATTTTACTATGGTGTGTGGAATCGAAGATTGAGGGTGCATTTGGTTCTTCTGGTATCATTGCTGCTTTACCAATTGTGCTATTTTTTGGTACTGGTTTACTAAGTACTCATGATTTGAACACTTTTCCATGGTCTATTGTTATCCTAGCTATGGGTGGTGTTGCCCTTGGTAAagctgtttcttcttctggttTGTTGTCAACTATTGCTAGGGctcttcaaaaaagaattgaTCATGACACTGCACTTGCTGTTTTATGTATATTTGGTGTTTTGATGTTGGTTGTGGGTACTTTTGTTTCGCACACAGTTTCAgcaattattattattccaTTGGTCCAAGAGGTTGGTGACAAACTGAACGATCCAAAGGCTGCACCTATCCTTGTCTTTGGTTGTGCTCTATTGGCATCGGCAGGTATGGGTCTGGCATCATCTGGTTTCCCTAATGTTACAGCAATTTCAAAGCTTGACAAAAAGGGCAATAGGTACTTAAGCGTTGGTACATTTTTATCCAGAGGTGTACCTGCCTCCCTATTAGTGTTTGTTTGTGTTATTACATTGGGTTACGGTATTATGCATTCAGTTTTGAAGGCACCTACCCAAAGTGCCACATGA